A part of Setaria viridis chromosome 8, Setaria_viridis_v4.0, whole genome shotgun sequence genomic DNA contains:
- the LOC117867124 gene encoding pentatricopeptide repeat-containing protein At3g16610: protein MRVATFRYQALKESLAAAITSSSSSPHAAAAGDPRLPHALAVVSGLATNGYLASLLVARYARLGDPDAARGVFDAAAAASAPCSSSAQPPPPKPLLYNAMLRAYLALGLPREAALLFRAMPSGCPPDRHTYHLAATACARAPDPGLGRRVGAAAAAAGLASDLLVATALVGMHADAGDMGAARRVFDGVPRPDAVAWNALIGGYARAGRLGDAVEVFGRMRSVDGARPTEATLVSLVSGYAGFGSWGGGGMMHCVVVKSGFQCSLFVSNALLEMYAELGSLSEVVTVFRHMEVKDSVTWSSMIGGLVWNGKPGHAVKLFHWMVLNSEVLVTRSILLNVIMACAELGNWREGKWIEENYALCTGSAFKRDPFVLTALIYMYAKCGQLGSSESLLHGFAVVRSDVVAWNSLIKGCGELGQVEKAFEFAVEMQRMGIDPDAVTFLEILPMISLIPSLKKGMEAHAQIVKRGFQNERTIANSLISMYGRCGSLRLSVGAFTGIMDKDAISWTSMMQVYAWNGLAADVVKLFELMKETEVQPNHYTFVAVLAACKNTGLVEEGMGLLKCMKEKYGLEPHIEHISCVVDMLCRTGRLTDAYHLIQNSHSEHAKNPVLWGTLLSGSRSWGNLVIGEVAARHLLSLDPENRANYKMLADIYVSLGRRDDADDVLRLLMSRELDLRPGCSWTEGG, encoded by the coding sequence ATGCGCGTCGCGACGTTCCGGTACCAGGCCCTCAAGGaatccctcgccgccgccatcacctcctcctcctcctccccccacgctgccgctgccggcgacCCCCGCCTCCCCCACGCGCTCGCCGTCGTCTCCGGCCTCGCCACCAACGGCTACCTCGCCTCCCTCCTCGTCGCCCGCTACGCCCGCCTCGGCGACCCCGATGCCGCGCGCGGGGtcttcgacgccgccgccgccgcctccgcgccctgctcctcctccgcgcagccgccgccgcccaagccgctCCTCTACAACGCCATGCTCCGGGCCTACCTCGCGCTGGGCCTCCCGCGCGAGGCCGCGCTGCTCTTCCGCGCCATGCCCTCCGGCTGCCCGCCCGACCGCCACACCTACCACCTCGCCGCCACGGCCTGCGCGCGCGCCCCGGACCCCGGGCTCGGCCGCCGagtcggggccgccgccgctgccgccgggctCGCGTCCGACCTCCTCGTCGCGACGGCGCTGGTCGGGATGCACGCGGACGCCGGGGACATGGGCGCCGCGCGGAGGGTGTTCGACGGAGTGCCGCGCCCGGACGCCGTCGCGTGGAACGCGCTGATCGGCGGGTACGCGCGCGCGGGGCGCCTGGGCGATGCCGTGGAGGTGTTTGGCAGGATGAGGTCCGTGGACGGAGCGCGGCCGACCGAGGCGACGCTCGTGAGCTTGGTTTCTGGTTACGCCGGTTTCGGTTCTTGGGGGGGCGGGGGCATGATGCACTGCGTTGTGGTTAAGTCTGGCTTCCAATGCAGCCTCTTCGTTTCCAATGCTCTCCTGGAGATGTATGCGGAGCTGGGCTCTTTGAGCGAGGTGGTGACAGTGTTTCGGCACATGGAGGTGAAGGATTCTGTAACTTGGAGTTCGATGATTGGTGGACTTGTTTGGAATGGGAAACCGGGTCATGCTGTTAAGCTTTTCCACTGGATGGTTTTGAATTCGGAGGTGTTGGTCACACGGTCTATCTTGCTTAACGTGATTATGGCCTGCGCTGAGTTGGGGAACTGGAGGGAAGGAAAATGGATTGAAGAAAACTATGCACTGTGTACTGGCAGTGCATTCAAGAGAGATCCCTTTGTATTAACTGCGCTTATATATATGTACGCTAAATGTGGACAGTTAGGTTCCTCTGAGAGTCTTCTACATGGCTTTGCAGTGGTTAGAAGCGACGTGGTTGCATGGAATTCCCTGATCAAAGGCTGTGGAGAGCTTGGACAAGTGGAGAAGGCATTTGAGTTTGCAGTAGAAATGCAGAGGATGGGAATTGATCCGGATGCTGTTACATTCTTGGAGATCCTACCAATGATCTCGTTGATTCCATCACTGAAGAAGGGGATGGAAGCACATGCTCAGATTGTCAAAAGGGGTTTCCAGAATGAACGGACAATTGCTAATTCACTTATTTCCATGTATGGTCGATGCGGCAGTCTTCGTCTTTCAGTTGGTGCTTTTACTGGGATTATGGACAAGGATGCAATCTCTTGGACTTCTATGATGCAGGTATATGCATGGAATGGGCTTGCTGCAGATGTTGTTAAGCTTTTTGAGCTGATGAAGGAAACAGAAGTACAACCGAACCACTATACTTTTGTTGCGGTGTTGGCTGCCTGTAAAAACACGGGTCTTGTTGAAGAGGGAATGGGCTTGCTTAAGTGCATGAAAGAGAAGTATGGTCTAGAACCTCATATTGAGCATATTTCATGTGTTGTTGATATGCTCTGTCGTACTGGACGCTTGACTGATGCATATCACCTGATCCAGAATTCTCACTCTGAACACGCAAAAAACCCGGTATTGTGGGGAACATTACTAAGTGGTTCCCGTTCATGGGGGAATTTGGTGATTGGAGAAGTAGCAGCTAGGCATCTCCTGTCCTTGGATCCAGAAAACAGAGCTAACTATAAGATGCTGGCTGATATTTATGTTTCACTTGGGAGAAGGGACGATGCTGATGATGTCCTGAGACTGTTGATGTCAAGAGAACTGGACTTGAGACCAGGCTGTAGCTGGACTGAAGGTGGCTAA
- the LOC117867125 gene encoding beta-carotene isomerase D27, chloroplastic isoform X1, whose translation MEVAATSSLLLGAHHAHGVLLLPASPAETMKRSYYTRRKPSRLPTVRAFMARPHHQNVAAPPPASSKMVTAVPPPPPVRETTAVTPTLPATTVYRDNWFDNLAIGYLSRSLQEASGMKNGKDGYEGLIEAALAISGLFRVEQQWQTVATALERAFPSYILTMIKVMMPPSRFSREYFAAFTTIFFPWLVGPCEVRESEVDGRKEKNVVYVPKCRFLESTNCVGMCTNLCKIPCEKFIQDSLGTAVYMSPNFEDMSCEMIFGQQPPEDDPALKQPCFRTKCKPALRYLNRFNQISS comes from the exons ATGGAGGTCGCGGCCACTTCTTCCTTGCTTCTTGGAGCTCATCACGCTCATGGCGTCCTACTCCTaccggcgtcgccggcggagaCGATGAAACGAAGCTACTACACGAGGAGGAAGCCTAGCCGCCTTCCCACCGTGAGGGCGTTCATGGCGAGGCCGCATCATCAGAacgtggcggcgccgccaccggccagtAGCAAGATGGTGACGgcggtgccgccaccgccaccggtgAGGGAGACCACGGCCGTGACGCCGACACTGCCGGCAACGACGGTGTACCGCGACAACTGGTTCGACAATCTGGCCATCGGCTACCTGTCCCGGAGCCTTCAAGAAGCTTCTG GGATGAAGAACGGAAAGGACGGCTACGAAGGCCTGATAGAGGCAGCCCTCGCCATCTCCGGGCTGTTCAGGGTTGAACAGCAGTGGCAGACTGTGGCCACCGCTCTCGAACGCGCGTTCCCCAGCTACATCCTCACAATG ATCAAGGTGATGATGCCACCTTCCAGATTTTCCCGGGAGTACTTCGCGGCCTTCACCACCATATTCTTCCCTTGGCTCGTCGGACCATGTGAG GTCAGGGAATCAGAAGTTGAtggaaggaaagagaagaatGTGGTCTACGTCCCCAAATGCAG ATTTCTGGAAAGCACCAACTGTGTTGGGATGTGCACGAATCTTTGCAAGATACCATGCGAGAAGTTCATCCAAGATTCACTTGGCACGGCTGTCTACATGTCTCCCA ATTTTGAGGACATGAGCTGTGAGATGATCTTTGGACAGCAACCTCCTGAAGATGATCCAGCACTGAAGCAGCCCTGCTTCCGGACAAAATGTAAGCCTGCACTGAGATATCTGAATAGATTTAATCAAATTTCCTCTTAA
- the LOC117866283 gene encoding uncharacterized protein isoform X2: MVAMSVDEDEERRLDERPMHQGCMAGFLHLFDRPQILSGRRLHGSPRRLMSSGSSGSATPSERSMQLDRATPAPSSPDMTPPAAPRPSLQLPPLDLKDGGGGAGGLGGIGAAPSWRLPRLSLDSRAVVDARGKLRPREIRTSPAPGGAPPSPSAGDERRSPSVVARLMGLDALPHGQTAAGDGAHSGAASPAALRRSASERVPRDPSHFRFVDPAFFERPSSPLPPLMQRPSPSAAAAAAEAAMMRRAPPDPACPRAFQRRSRFDAHEVFPDPARRADPTAAGAHGEIALYGEIERRLRKRGIAEPARDLETLKQILEALQLKGLLHHAPPQPIRTAPPPPIVVMRPSSRALPQVQPAARLTPARRLRVDVDRARRPRSPDPSASPARSPASPARRGPHSPQRRVSPAQSPKQQPPPQPFRRPSGFDSAGARARIARRAAQNAAALSPDDEASTTFSDGGSSSSFSASSRWDLEPPDTRTDRVLERCGKLLSSIQAFTGGDAAGSDQQPSPVSVLDAAAFLADEESPSSSSGSKRAIDFSSSSVGRPKPSAATAASDPEDDEWALAPWPAVGPDAGGDPDYAYVAELVRLFGGARRLRDPADVYKAAEQGRPVDTWHHRMLLCGAVGEALERQRAACPWEPAAWLRGAELVDHVWAEVRRAGEPVALAAGEEDMNDVTCNAIRRDLTVDGGRWAPTQQGRRVVSGAEAAEAVLQIERLVFKDLVADTIRELADADRPLPRRKLVF; encoded by the exons ATGGTGGCGATGAGcgtggacgaggacgaggagcggCGGCTGGACGAGCGGCCCATGCACCAGGGATGCATGGCCGGCTTCCTCCACCTCTTCGACCGCCCCCAGATCCTCTCCGGCCGCCGGCTCCacggctcgccgcgccgcctcaTGTCCTCGGGCTCCAGT GGGTCGGCGACGCCGTCGGAGCGGTCGATGCAGCTGGACCGGGCGACGCCGGCGCCTTCGTCGCCGGACatgacgccgccggccgcgccgaggCCGTCGCTGCAGCTCCCGCCGCTGGACctcaaggacggcggcggcggcgccggtgggtTGGGTGGGATCGGCGCCGCGCCGTCGTGGAGGCTGCCGCGGCTCTCGCTCGACAGCCGCGCGGTCGTGGACGCCAGGGGCAAGCTCCGGCCGCGCGAGATCCGGACCTCGCCCGcccccggcggcgcgccccCGTCCCCGTCCGCGGGGGACGAGCGGCGGTCTCCCAGCGTCGTCGCGCGGCTCATGGGCCTCGACGCTCTCCCGCACGGCcagacggcggcgggggacggCGCGCATTCCGGCGCTGCCAGCCCGGCCGCGCTCCGGCGGTCGGCGTCGGAGCGGGTGCCGAGGGACCCGTCGCACTTCCGGTTCGTCGACCCGGCCTTCTTCGagcgcccctcgtcgccgctcccgccgctgaTGCagaggccgtcgccgtcggcagcggctgcggccgcggaggcggcgatgatgcggcgggcgccgccggatccggcctgcCCGCGCGCGTTCCAGAGGCGCAGCCGCTTCGACGCCCACGAGGTGTTCCCGGACCCCGCGAGGCGCGCAGACCCGACGGCTGCCGGCGCACACGGCGAGATCGCGCTCTACGGCGAGATCGAGCGGCGCCTCCGCAAGCGCGGCATCGCGGAGCCGGCGCGGGATCTCGAGACGCTCAAGCAAATCCTGGAGGCGCTGCAGCTCAAGGGCCTGCTCCACCACGCCCCGCCGCAGCCCATCcgcaccgcgccgccaccgcccatcGTCGTCATGCGCCCGTCCAGTCGCGCGCTGCCGCAGGTGCAGCCGGCGGCACGGTTGACGCCCGCGCGGCGGCTCCGCGTCGACGTCGACCGCGCTCGCCGCCCACGGTCGCCTGATCCGTCTGCGTCCCCCGCGCGGAGCCCGGCATCCCCCGCGAGACGCGGCCCGCACTCGCCGCAGCGGCGTGTGTCTCCGGCGCAGTCCCcgaagcagcagccgccgccgcagcctttCAGGAGGCCAAGCGGCTTTGACTCCGCGGGCGCCCGTGCCCGCATTGCCCGCCGCGCGGCGCAGAACGCCGCGGCGCTCTCTCCCGACGACGAGGCCTCAACCACCTTTTccgacggcggcagcagcagctccttCAGCGCCTCCTCCCGCTGGGACTTGGAGCCG CCGGACACCCGGACGGACCGCGTGCTGGAGCGGTGCGGAAAGCTCCTGAGCAGCATCCAGGCTTtcaccggcggcgacgcggcggggtCCGACCAGCAGCCGAGCCCGGTGTCCGTGCTCGACGCGGCGGCCTTCCTCGCCGACGAGgagtcgccgtcgtcgtcgtcggggtcgAAACGAGCCATCGacttcagcagcagcagcgtcggCCGCCCGAAGCCTTCGGCAGCCACGGCGGCGTCCGACCCGGAGGATGACGAGTGGGCCCTCGCGCCGTGGCCCGCGGTGGGCCCCGATGCGGGCGGCGACCCGGACTACGCCTACGTGGCGGAGCTGGTCCGGCTGTTCGGTGGCGCCCGCAGGCTGCGGGACCCGGCCGACGTGTACAAGGCCGCGGAGCAGGGGCGCCCCGTCGACACGTGGCACCACCGGATGCTGCTGTGCGGCGCGGTGGGCGAGGCCCTGGAGCGGCAGCGCGCGGCGTGCCCGTGGGAGCCCGCGGCGTGGCTCCGCGGCGCAGAGCTCGTGGACCACGTCTGGGCCGAGGTCAggcgcgccggcgagcccgTGGCGCTGGCCGCCGGGGAAGAGGACATGAACGACGTCACCTGCAACGCGATCCGGCGCGACCTTACCGTtgacggcggccggtgggcgcCGACGCagcaggggcggcgggtggTCTCGGGAGCGGAGGCAGCGGAGGCCGTGCTGCAGATCGAGCGGCTGGTGTTCAAGGACCTGGTCGCCGACACGAtccgcgagctcgccgacgcGGACCGGCCTCTTCCCCGCCGGAAGCTGGTCTTCTGA
- the LOC117866283 gene encoding uncharacterized protein isoform X1, with the protein MVAMSVDEDEERRLDERPMHQGCMAGFLHLFDRPQILSGRRLHGSPRRLMSSGSSGSATPSERSMQLDRATPAPSSPDMTPPAAPRPSLQLPPLDLKDGGGGAGGLGGIGAAPSWRLPRLSLDSRAVVDARGKLRPREIRTSPAPGGAPPSPSAGDERRSPSVVARLMGLDALPHGQTAAGDGAHSGAASPAALRRSASERVPRDPSHFRFVDPAFFERPSSPLPPLMQRPSPSAAAAAAEAAMMRRAPPDPACPRAFQRRSRFDAHEVFPDPARRADPTAAGAHGEIALYGEIERRLRKRGIAEPARDLETLKQILEALQLKGLLHHAPPQPIRTAPPPPIVVMRPSSRALPQVQPAARLTPARRLRVDVDRARRPRSPDPSASPARSPASPARRGPHSPQRRVSPAQSPKQQPPPQPFRRPSGFDSAGARARIARRAAQNAAALSPDDEASTTFSDGGSSSSFSASSRWDLEPQPDTRTDRVLERCGKLLSSIQAFTGGDAAGSDQQPSPVSVLDAAAFLADEESPSSSSGSKRAIDFSSSSVGRPKPSAATAASDPEDDEWALAPWPAVGPDAGGDPDYAYVAELVRLFGGARRLRDPADVYKAAEQGRPVDTWHHRMLLCGAVGEALERQRAACPWEPAAWLRGAELVDHVWAEVRRAGEPVALAAGEEDMNDVTCNAIRRDLTVDGGRWAPTQQGRRVVSGAEAAEAVLQIERLVFKDLVADTIRELADADRPLPRRKLVF; encoded by the exons ATGGTGGCGATGAGcgtggacgaggacgaggagcggCGGCTGGACGAGCGGCCCATGCACCAGGGATGCATGGCCGGCTTCCTCCACCTCTTCGACCGCCCCCAGATCCTCTCCGGCCGCCGGCTCCacggctcgccgcgccgcctcaTGTCCTCGGGCTCCAGT GGGTCGGCGACGCCGTCGGAGCGGTCGATGCAGCTGGACCGGGCGACGCCGGCGCCTTCGTCGCCGGACatgacgccgccggccgcgccgaggCCGTCGCTGCAGCTCCCGCCGCTGGACctcaaggacggcggcggcggcgccggtgggtTGGGTGGGATCGGCGCCGCGCCGTCGTGGAGGCTGCCGCGGCTCTCGCTCGACAGCCGCGCGGTCGTGGACGCCAGGGGCAAGCTCCGGCCGCGCGAGATCCGGACCTCGCCCGcccccggcggcgcgccccCGTCCCCGTCCGCGGGGGACGAGCGGCGGTCTCCCAGCGTCGTCGCGCGGCTCATGGGCCTCGACGCTCTCCCGCACGGCcagacggcggcgggggacggCGCGCATTCCGGCGCTGCCAGCCCGGCCGCGCTCCGGCGGTCGGCGTCGGAGCGGGTGCCGAGGGACCCGTCGCACTTCCGGTTCGTCGACCCGGCCTTCTTCGagcgcccctcgtcgccgctcccgccgctgaTGCagaggccgtcgccgtcggcagcggctgcggccgcggaggcggcgatgatgcggcgggcgccgccggatccggcctgcCCGCGCGCGTTCCAGAGGCGCAGCCGCTTCGACGCCCACGAGGTGTTCCCGGACCCCGCGAGGCGCGCAGACCCGACGGCTGCCGGCGCACACGGCGAGATCGCGCTCTACGGCGAGATCGAGCGGCGCCTCCGCAAGCGCGGCATCGCGGAGCCGGCGCGGGATCTCGAGACGCTCAAGCAAATCCTGGAGGCGCTGCAGCTCAAGGGCCTGCTCCACCACGCCCCGCCGCAGCCCATCcgcaccgcgccgccaccgcccatcGTCGTCATGCGCCCGTCCAGTCGCGCGCTGCCGCAGGTGCAGCCGGCGGCACGGTTGACGCCCGCGCGGCGGCTCCGCGTCGACGTCGACCGCGCTCGCCGCCCACGGTCGCCTGATCCGTCTGCGTCCCCCGCGCGGAGCCCGGCATCCCCCGCGAGACGCGGCCCGCACTCGCCGCAGCGGCGTGTGTCTCCGGCGCAGTCCCcgaagcagcagccgccgccgcagcctttCAGGAGGCCAAGCGGCTTTGACTCCGCGGGCGCCCGTGCCCGCATTGCCCGCCGCGCGGCGCAGAACGCCGCGGCGCTCTCTCCCGACGACGAGGCCTCAACCACCTTTTccgacggcggcagcagcagctccttCAGCGCCTCCTCCCGCTGGGACTTGGAGCCG CAGCCGGACACCCGGACGGACCGCGTGCTGGAGCGGTGCGGAAAGCTCCTGAGCAGCATCCAGGCTTtcaccggcggcgacgcggcggggtCCGACCAGCAGCCGAGCCCGGTGTCCGTGCTCGACGCGGCGGCCTTCCTCGCCGACGAGgagtcgccgtcgtcgtcgtcggggtcgAAACGAGCCATCGacttcagcagcagcagcgtcggCCGCCCGAAGCCTTCGGCAGCCACGGCGGCGTCCGACCCGGAGGATGACGAGTGGGCCCTCGCGCCGTGGCCCGCGGTGGGCCCCGATGCGGGCGGCGACCCGGACTACGCCTACGTGGCGGAGCTGGTCCGGCTGTTCGGTGGCGCCCGCAGGCTGCGGGACCCGGCCGACGTGTACAAGGCCGCGGAGCAGGGGCGCCCCGTCGACACGTGGCACCACCGGATGCTGCTGTGCGGCGCGGTGGGCGAGGCCCTGGAGCGGCAGCGCGCGGCGTGCCCGTGGGAGCCCGCGGCGTGGCTCCGCGGCGCAGAGCTCGTGGACCACGTCTGGGCCGAGGTCAggcgcgccggcgagcccgTGGCGCTGGCCGCCGGGGAAGAGGACATGAACGACGTCACCTGCAACGCGATCCGGCGCGACCTTACCGTtgacggcggccggtgggcgcCGACGCagcaggggcggcgggtggTCTCGGGAGCGGAGGCAGCGGAGGCCGTGCTGCAGATCGAGCGGCTGGTGTTCAAGGACCTGGTCGCCGACACGAtccgcgagctcgccgacgcGGACCGGCCTCTTCCCCGCCGGAAGCTGGTCTTCTGA
- the LOC117867125 gene encoding beta-carotene isomerase D27, chloroplastic isoform X2 gives MEVAATSSLLLGAHHAHGVLLLPASPAETMKRSYYTRRKPSRLPTVRAFMARPHHQNVAAPPPASSKMVTAVPPPPPVRETTAVTPTLPATTVYRDNWFDNLAIGYLSRSLQEASGMKNGKDGYEGLIEAALAISGLFRVEQQWQTVATALERAFPSYILTMIKVMMPPSRFSREYFAAFTTIFFPWLVGPCEVRESEVDGRKEKNVVYVPKCRFLESTNCVGMCTNLCKIPCEKFIQDSLGTAVYMSPNFEDMSCEMIFGQQPPEDDPALKQPCFRTKCIAKQNRQVI, from the exons ATGGAGGTCGCGGCCACTTCTTCCTTGCTTCTTGGAGCTCATCACGCTCATGGCGTCCTACTCCTaccggcgtcgccggcggagaCGATGAAACGAAGCTACTACACGAGGAGGAAGCCTAGCCGCCTTCCCACCGTGAGGGCGTTCATGGCGAGGCCGCATCATCAGAacgtggcggcgccgccaccggccagtAGCAAGATGGTGACGgcggtgccgccaccgccaccggtgAGGGAGACCACGGCCGTGACGCCGACACTGCCGGCAACGACGGTGTACCGCGACAACTGGTTCGACAATCTGGCCATCGGCTACCTGTCCCGGAGCCTTCAAGAAGCTTCTG GGATGAAGAACGGAAAGGACGGCTACGAAGGCCTGATAGAGGCAGCCCTCGCCATCTCCGGGCTGTTCAGGGTTGAACAGCAGTGGCAGACTGTGGCCACCGCTCTCGAACGCGCGTTCCCCAGCTACATCCTCACAATG ATCAAGGTGATGATGCCACCTTCCAGATTTTCCCGGGAGTACTTCGCGGCCTTCACCACCATATTCTTCCCTTGGCTCGTCGGACCATGTGAG GTCAGGGAATCAGAAGTTGAtggaaggaaagagaagaatGTGGTCTACGTCCCCAAATGCAG ATTTCTGGAAAGCACCAACTGTGTTGGGATGTGCACGAATCTTTGCAAGATACCATGCGAGAAGTTCATCCAAGATTCACTTGGCACGGCTGTCTACATGTCTCCCA ATTTTGAGGACATGAGCTGTGAGATGATCTTTGGACAGCAACCTCCTGAAGATGATCCAGCACTGAAGCAGCCCTGCTTCCGGACAAAAT GTATCGCAAAGCAGAATCGTCAAGTGATTTGA
- the LOC117867125 gene encoding beta-carotene isomerase D27, chloroplastic isoform X3 codes for MEVAATSSLLLGAHHAHGVLLLPASPAETMKRSYYTRRKPSRLPTVRAFMARPHHQNVAAPPPASSKMVTAVPPPPPVRETTAVTPTLPATTVYRDNWFDNLAIGYLSRSLQEASGMKNGKDGYEGLIEAALAISGLFRVEQQWQTVATALERAFPSYILTMIKVMMPPSRFSREYFAAFTTIFFPWLVGPCEVRESEVDGRKEKNVVYVPKCRFLESTNCVGMCTNLCKIPCEKFIQDSLGTAVYMSPSCHLGDRKD; via the exons ATGGAGGTCGCGGCCACTTCTTCCTTGCTTCTTGGAGCTCATCACGCTCATGGCGTCCTACTCCTaccggcgtcgccggcggagaCGATGAAACGAAGCTACTACACGAGGAGGAAGCCTAGCCGCCTTCCCACCGTGAGGGCGTTCATGGCGAGGCCGCATCATCAGAacgtggcggcgccgccaccggccagtAGCAAGATGGTGACGgcggtgccgccaccgccaccggtgAGGGAGACCACGGCCGTGACGCCGACACTGCCGGCAACGACGGTGTACCGCGACAACTGGTTCGACAATCTGGCCATCGGCTACCTGTCCCGGAGCCTTCAAGAAGCTTCTG GGATGAAGAACGGAAAGGACGGCTACGAAGGCCTGATAGAGGCAGCCCTCGCCATCTCCGGGCTGTTCAGGGTTGAACAGCAGTGGCAGACTGTGGCCACCGCTCTCGAACGCGCGTTCCCCAGCTACATCCTCACAATG ATCAAGGTGATGATGCCACCTTCCAGATTTTCCCGGGAGTACTTCGCGGCCTTCACCACCATATTCTTCCCTTGGCTCGTCGGACCATGTGAG GTCAGGGAATCAGAAGTTGAtggaaggaaagagaagaatGTGGTCTACGTCCCCAAATGCAG ATTTCTGGAAAGCACCAACTGTGTTGGGATGTGCACGAATCTTTGCAAGATACCATGCGAGAAGTTCATCCAAGATTCACTTGGCACGGCTGTCTACATGTCTCCCA GCTGCCATCTGGGGGACAGAAAAGATTGA
- the LOC117833805 gene encoding uncharacterized protein, which yields MGAWMSRVWFLMFPAREYKLVVVGLDNAGKTTTLYKLHLGEAVTAAPTIGSNVEEVVFKNLRFEVWDLGGQESLRTSWATYYRGTHAVIVVIDSTDRARINIIKDELFRLLQHADLEGAVVLVFANKQDLKDAMSPAEITDALSLHSIKNHDWHIQASCAITGEGLYDGLGWIAQKVAGKATAS from the exons aTGGGCGCGTGGATGTCGCGCGTGTGGTTCCTGATGTTCCCGGCGCGGGAGTACAAGCTCGTCGTGGTGGGGCTCGACAACGCCGGCAAGACCACCACGCTCTACAAGCTCCACCTCGGCGAGGCCGTCACCGCCGCGCCCACCATCGGCAGCAACGTCGAGGAGGTCGTCTTCAAGAACCTGCGCTTCGAG GTGTGGGATCTGGGTGGACAAGAGAGCCTACGAACTTCATGGGCAACATACTACCGAGGAACTCACGCTGTCATCGTAGTAATCGACAGCACCGACCGCGCTCGGATCAACATCATCAAGGATGAGCTCTTCCGGTTGCTCCAACACGCGGACCTGGAGGGTGCAGTGGTTCTCGTGTTTGCGAACAAGCAGGACCTCAAGGACGCCATGTCCCCCGCTGAGATCACTGACGCCCTCTCCCTCCACAGCATAAAGAACCACGACTGGCACATCCAGGCCTCGTGCGCCATCACCGGCGAGGGCCTCTATGATGGCCTGGGTTGGATCGCCCAGAAAGTTGCCGGCAAGGCGACTGCAAGCTGA